A segment of the Bacteroidia bacterium genome:
TGATTGAGCAGCTCAAAAAAGATAAATTCCTTGATGATGAGCGTTTTGCGATTCAATTTGCCGTTGGTAAGTTCCATACAAAGAAATGGGGTAAGATCAAAATTGTATATGCTCTTAAGCAGAAGCAAATTTCTGACACATGTATAGAAAATGCGCTAAATCATATTCCTGAACAAGAGTATTACTTTACGCTACAAAAGTTGATTGAAAAGAGCGGATACGACACTCAGGATTACGTACAAAGAGCGAAGCTTTTGCG
Coding sequences within it:
- a CDS encoding RecX family transcriptional regulator gives rise to the protein MKHLPQKLQEIYVKLAKYCAYQERCTAEIYQYLNRFELNQLEQETLIEQLKKDKFLDDERFAIQFAVGKFHTKKWGKIKIVYALKQKQISDTCIENALNHIPEQEYYFTLQKLIEKSGYDTQDYVQRAKLLRFLQGKGYAYDEIKQVLNNVDE